DNA from Lentibacillus amyloliquefaciens:
TGCCAAAGCTCTTGTTAATGGATGGAGACGCGAGTTCTAACCCATGCCCGTCTAATTCCTTCACATACATGTTTATCTTGTCGTGCTGTGTGCCGGCTGAACTCATCAGCTCAGCAAAGAAACTGGCCGGATAATGTGTCTTTAAATACGCCAACTGATATGAAATTTGACTATAAGCTACCGCGTGGCTCCGGTTAAATCCATAATTGGAAAACTTAACGATCCACTGAAATATTTCCTCTGCTACAGTTTCTGTATAACCGTTAGCAAGACACCCTTCGGTAAACACACTTTTTTGTTCAGTCATTATGTCCTGCTGTTTTTTACTGACCGCCCGCCGCAAAATATCGGCCTGTCCCAGTGAAAATCCTGCAATATTATGAGCGATTTGCATAATCTGTTCCTGATAAATCAATACACCATATGTCTTCCTGAGAATGGGCTCCAAATCAGGGTGCGGATATTTGATTGGCTCTTTACCATGTTTCCGGTTAATATAAACAGGTATGTTTTCCATTGGACCCGGCCGGAATAATGCGTTAACCGCCACAACATCCTCAAAAGTTGTTGGCTTTAATTGCATCAAAACTTGTTTCATGCCCTGTGATTCAAGCTGGAAGATACCATTCGTCTGACCTTTTTGTAATAAGTCATACGTTTGTTTATCTTCTGGTGGAATAGCTGCTAATGTAATCGGCTCTTTATTAGAAAAGCGGATCGTTTTTAATATACGTTCAAGCAGCGTCAGATTTCTGAGTCCCAAAAAATCCATCTTTAACAAGCCGATTGCTTCCAGATCGTTCATGGCATACTGAGTCAAATATGTATCTTGCGTCCCCGCAGTCAATGGGACACGTTCTCCCAAAGGCTCCTCACTGATAACGACACCGGCAGCATGAGTTGACATATGACGCGGAATCCCTTCAAGTCTGGCAGCAATGGTAAATAAAGCCTTCAATTTCTCTGATTGTCTGATGTATTGCTGCAGATCTTCAGATTCACGGACATACGACGCAATCGGATGTCTTGCCTGAACGGGAAATTTTTTTAAAATATAATTACTGTCTTCCTGATCGACATCCATTGTTTTCATCAGTTCGCGCAGCAATGATCGGGCAGCAAATGTACCAAATGTAATAATTTGCGCCACATGCTCGGTCCCATATTTACGACGGACATAATCAATAACCTCATCCCGTCTCTGATCAGAAAAGTCGATGTCAATATCAGGCATCGAGACGCGTTCAGGATTCAAAAACCGCTCGAACAGTAAATCATATTTAATCGGATCGACCTCAGTAATCCGCAGGACATAAGCCACCAGTGATCCTGCTGCAGAGCCGCGCCCGGGTCCGACAAGAATATTCTGCTCCTTGGCATATGCAATGAAATCCCAGACAATTAAGAAATAATCACTGAATTGCATTGACTGGATGACGTTCAACTCATACTCAAGACGTTCTTCTATCTCATCAGTTATGACCTCGTATTTATCCTGCAGAAATTTGCGGCATAGTTTTTCAAGGTATTGATTAGCATCCATCTGTTCAGGAACGGGATAAGATGGAAGCATTCGCCTGTTAAAATCAAATGTTACATGACATTTTTCTGCAATGACACGTGTCTCAGATATGATCTCAGGCCAATCGGCACCAAAAAGACCCTCCATTTCTATCCCGGAACGTAAATGCCGTTGTTTAGACGAGGGATTTGTAATACGCAGCGGCCATTTTCTATCCTGCTGCATGGCACGTAAACAATCAAACGCAATATCATCTTTTTCATTCAGGTATCGGACATCGTTCAGTAAAACGGCCTTGGTCTGATAAGTTTCGTTAAAAGCTTTTATTGCCTGGTTGATATGCCGTTCTTCCTGGAGCCCGTGATCCTGAACACCAAGGTAGAAATCTTCCCGGTCAAACATATGCCATGTTAAATCCAAATATTCCTTAACCTGATCATATGATTTATCCTGCAATTGTGTCCCGACACCGGACTCTGACGCAACGACAATGCAAATCAGCTCCCCGCTGTAACGCTTCAACTCAGATTGCCCGATACTATGCGTTTTGGATAATTGAATGTGCGAACTTAACTTCATCAAATTCTGATAGCCTTCATTGCTTTTTGCCAGAAGAATACACGTATCCGTTTCGTCGTCATTGGAACCAATCTTTACATTCATCCCAATGATTGGCTTAATGCCTTTGTCCAGACATGCCTTATAAAATGGGATAGCACCATATAAAACATGTTCATCGGTTAACGCCAGTGCGTCGTACTGCAGCTCATGCGCTTTTTCCGTGAGTTTTTCCATTGTAATGGTACTATTCATGAAGCTGTATCCGCTGCGGACTTGTAAATGTGTAAACGACATGCTATCCCACTCCCCCTTTAAAGTATATGCCTTTATTATAGCTAATCCTGTTAAAGACTGCATTTTATACATTTCAACCGTTCTGACATATCTTGTCCGAAAACTTCATAAAATGAACCAGTATACAGACAAGGAGCCTACATGATGGAAGAACGGTTTATTGTTCAACTCATTCATTGTTTTTTTATCGCTTTTGGTGTCATTATAGGCGGATCCATTATTGGCAGTATCGGCGGATTTATTACCGGAGATGCCCCGTTCACTCAAATGAGCAGAATTGCTGACAGATTAAGAATCTGGGCAATTGTAGCCGCGATTGGCGGGACATTTGATGCCATCGCCAATTTTGAAAAAGGGGTGCTGGACGGTTCCACCTTTGATTTATTCAAACAAATTATGCTTATATTAACAGCAATGGGCGGGGTAAAAGCCGGTATTATCATCATCAGTTGGCTCATTCAGGAGGATGTCGGCTAATGCACATCCCGCCATATCATAAAAAATCATCGGTTCAGCGCTTTCTTGTCGGCGCATTTATCGGTTCAGTCGTTGCCTATTTTATTTTCGTTTATATGCATGGATCAATGTATGGACAGCTTTTGG
Protein-coding regions in this window:
- the dnaE gene encoding DNA polymerase III subunit alpha → MSFTHLQVRSGYSFMNSTITMEKLTEKAHELQYDALALTDEHVLYGAIPFYKACLDKGIKPIIGMNVKIGSNDDETDTCILLAKSNEGYQNLMKLSSHIQLSKTHSIGQSELKRYSGELICIVVASESGVGTQLQDKSYDQVKEYLDLTWHMFDREDFYLGVQDHGLQEERHINQAIKAFNETYQTKAVLLNDVRYLNEKDDIAFDCLRAMQQDRKWPLRITNPSSKQRHLRSGIEMEGLFGADWPEIISETRVIAEKCHVTFDFNRRMLPSYPVPEQMDANQYLEKLCRKFLQDKYEVITDEIEERLEYELNVIQSMQFSDYFLIVWDFIAYAKEQNILVGPGRGSAAGSLVAYVLRITEVDPIKYDLLFERFLNPERVSMPDIDIDFSDQRRDEVIDYVRRKYGTEHVAQIITFGTFAARSLLRELMKTMDVDQEDSNYILKKFPVQARHPIASYVRESEDLQQYIRQSEKLKALFTIAARLEGIPRHMSTHAAGVVISEEPLGERVPLTAGTQDTYLTQYAMNDLEAIGLLKMDFLGLRNLTLLERILKTIRFSNKEPITLAAIPPEDKQTYDLLQKGQTNGIFQLESQGMKQVLMQLKPTTFEDVVAVNALFRPGPMENIPVYINRKHGKEPIKYPHPDLEPILRKTYGVLIYQEQIMQIAHNIAGFSLGQADILRRAVSKKQQDIMTEQKSVFTEGCLANGYTETVAEEIFQWIVKFSNYGFNRSHAVAYSQISYQLAYLKTHYPASFFAELMSSAGTQHDKINMYVKELDGHGLELASPSINKSFGKYSVEKQQIRMGFMSIKSIGNQVVNEIITVRKDRAFKSLFDFCLRVSLKVINRKILETLIMAGAFDELYGNRASLLASIDQALEQGELFKEFNEQSSLFQDTLALEENYVSIEDFSLMKKLSDEKALLGIYVSSHPFAKYRDILKSSGYLSMADAPKMAGKRHLRSAAIVQAIKTIRTKRGDPMAFLTIGDETGEMEAVVFPDLYREVHRWLSEEMLVEFTGKLENRNNQLQWIMTDITVFNEQDWEVDQSKRLFIRIRDDNSEGAFDTIKSIASEKPGRTPVIVYDQAEKKTYKLSLAYLVNPDEACLSSLKDYFGSGNVVLDTVKKS
- a CDS encoding YtrH family sporulation protein is translated as MEERFIVQLIHCFFIAFGVIIGGSIIGSIGGFITGDAPFTQMSRIADRLRIWAIVAAIGGTFDAIANFEKGVLDGSTFDLFKQIMLILTAMGGVKAGIIIISWLIQEDVG